A window of the Callospermophilus lateralis isolate mCalLat2 chromosome 7, mCalLat2.hap1, whole genome shotgun sequence genome harbors these coding sequences:
- the Zbtb8a gene encoding zinc finger and BTB domain-containing protein 8A isoform X2, producing MEISTHQSHLLQQLNEQRRQDVFCDCSILVEGKVFKAHRNVLFASSGYFKMLLSQNSKETSQPTTATFQAFSPDTFTVILDFVYSGKLSLTGQNVIEVMSAASFLQMTDVISVCKTFIKSSLDISEKEKDRYFSLSDKDANSNGIERSAFYGGSWQEESSSPHSHLSPDQGAGIISGKSWGKYNYPPASQRSTQLPGAKHEQRKDSIKKTKHLRLSQPPEAAQYKSSKREARASDSSSHVSQAEEQAQIDTEMDSASVGYQYGQGSEVTSGSFSDDLPRMRFKCPYCTHVVKRKADLKRHLRCHTGERPYPCQACGKRFSRLDHLSSHFRTMEINIPDGT from the exons ATGGAGATTTCCACCCATCAGTCTCATCTCCTGCAACAGCTAAATGAGCAGCGCAGGCAAGATGTGTTCTGTGATTGCAGTATTCTAGTTGAAGGGAAGGTCTTCAAAGCTCATCGAAATGTATTATTTGCTAGTAGTGGCTACTTCAAAATGCTTCTTTCTCAGAATTCCAAGGAGACAAGTCAGCCAACCACAGCTACATTTCAGGCTTTCTCTCCGGACACTTTCACAGTTATCCTGGACTTTGTCTATTCAGGCAAACTCTCTCTTACTGGGCAGAATGTCATAGAAGTGATGTCCGCTGCAAGCTTCCTTCAGATGACTGATGTCATTAGTGTATGTAAGACTTTTATCAAATCTTCCTTGGACATTAGTGAGAAGGAAAAAGATCGCTACTTCAGTCTCTCAGATAAGGATGCCAATTCTAATGGCATAGAGCGTTCTGCTTTTTATGGTGGCAGCTGGCAAGAAGAAAGCAGTTCCCCACACTCTCACCTCAGCCCAGATCAAGGAGCAGGTATAATAAGTGGAAAGTCGTGGGGTAAGTATAATTACCCTCCGGCCTCCCAACGGAGCACTCAGCTCCCTGGGGCCAAGCATGAGCAGAGGAAAGATTCCATTAAAAAGACCAAGCATCTGCGACTGTCACAGCCTCCTGAAGCTGCTCAGTACAAGTCAAGCAAACGAGAAGCACGGGCATCTGATTCTTCCAGCCATGTTTCCCAGGCTGAAGAACAAGCGCAAATTGACACAGAAATGGACTCTGCCTCTGTTGGCTATCAGTATGGTCAAGGATCTGAGGTCACATCCGGAAGTTTTTCAG ATGACCTGCCCAGGATGCGATTCAAGTGCCCGTACTGCACACATGTGGTAAAGCGGAAAGCAGACCTCAAGCGACACCTGCGCTGTCATACAGGAGAAAGGCCGTATCCATGTCAAGCTTGTGGAAAAAGGTTTAGCAGGCTAGACCACCTAAGTAGCCATTTCCGAACA